GAGGTGCGGGACGCCGCGTTCGTGGCGAACCCCGGGTGCTTCCCAACGGGCGCCACCCTCGCCGTCGCCCCGCTCGCAGAGCACGCCCATACCATCATCTTCGACTCGAAGACCGGCGTCACCGGCGCGGGCAACACCCCCTCGGAGACGACGCACTACCCGAACGTCGGCGACACCTTCAGCGCCTACAAGTGGACGAAGCACCGGCATCTCGCGGAGATGAAGCAGGAGGTCGCGAAGCTCGGGTCGGGCGCCCGTTGCTACTTCACGCCGCACCTCCTCCCCGTCAACCGCGGCATCCTCACCACCGCCCACATCCTGCTCAACGAGCCGATGGAGCAGGGCGAGGTCGAGGCGCTCTACCGGAAGTTCTACGAGGACGAGTTCTTCGTCCGCTACCAGAAACCGACGCTCGCTGCGGTACGGGGCACGAACTTCTGCGATGTCGCGGTCGAGAGCGAAGGAGACCGCGTCGTCGCCGTCTCGGCGATCGACAACCTGGTGAAGGGTGCGAGCGGCCAGGCAATCCAGAATATGAATATTATGTGCGGATTTGACGAGACTGCGGGTCTCCGCCTTGCCGGGATGCTCCCATAGGTGATGATCATGCAGATACGCGATGTTATGACGAAGAACCCCGTGGTCGTGCCGGTCGAGGCACCGATCCGGGAGGCGGCACGGCTGCTCCGGACTTACCGGATCGGCGGGCTGCCGGTGATGAAGGGCGACCATATCGAAGGGGTCATCACCGAGAGCGATGTGCTCTCCCTCCTCGATACCGGAAACCTCTCCGACGACCTCTGGCTCCCCTCCCCCCTTGAGATCATCGAGGTGCCGATCCGGGAGTTCATCAACTGGGAGCGGACGAAGAACGCCCTCTCCGACATCGGCGATATGCCCGTCGGGGAGGTGATGAGCAGCCCTGCCATCACCATCGCTGAAGATGCGGATATCGAGGCTGCTGCTGCTCTGATGCTCCGTGAGGGGATCGCCCGGCTCCCGGTGGTGCGCGAGCGTCAGCTCGTCGGGATCGTGACCAGGGCGGATATCGTCCGCGGTGTTGGGGCTGGAGCGGAGGAGTCGGCGTGAAGAGTATCTGCGCCGTCGACGGCGTGACCGCCTGGGGTGTGAAGGAAGGGAAATACGGCCTCGCCCTCATCCGCGCGAGCGGGAACGCGGCAGGCGTCTTCACCTCGAACAAGGTGCGGGCAGCACCGGTCGAACTGATGATGGAGCGGATGCGTCGTGGGACGCTCGACGCGATCATGGTGAACAGCGGGTGCGCCAACGCCTACACAGGTGAGCGGGGGTACCGCGACGCTGTGGAGATGTGCGAGATCGGCGCAAATGCCCTCCAACTCGATCCGGAAGCGGTCGGGGTGGCGAGCACCGGCGTCATCGGCAGGTACCTCGATCTCGACCGTATCCGTATGCAGACGGGAGAGGTCGCGAAAAATCTCCGGCGAACCGGCGAGGCGGAGGACGCGGCCGCCCGTGCGATCATGACCACCGATCTCTTCCCGAAGCACGCCGTCGTGAAGACGGAGTCGTTCACGGTCGGGGGCATCACCAAGGGGAGCGGCATGATCGCCCCGAATATGGGGACGATGCTCGCGTTCATCTATACCGACGCCGAGATCGAGACGCCCGGGCTGCACGGCCTTCTCCGGCAGGCGACCCGGCGCACCTTCAACCGTGTCGTCGTCGACGGGGACACGAGCACGAACGACGTCGCCTTCTGCACCGCCACCGGCGAGGCCGGCCCTGTCGACGAGCATGACCTCGAGGTCGCGCTCGAAGAGGTCTGCCGCCGGCTCGCCGTGCAGATTGCACGGGACGGTGAGGGCGCGACGAAACTTTTAGAGGTCACCGTCCGCGGAGCTCCAGACGAAGAAGCGGCTGCCGAGGTCGCACGGACGGTGATAGCCTCCCCGCTCGTCAAGACTGCAATCTACGGAGAAGACCCGAACTGGGGCAGGGTCGTCGCCGCGGCCGGCCGTGCGGGTGTCGAGTTCGACCCTTATGCCGTCTCGCTCTCCGTCGGCCGGGGGGCTGAGCAGACGGCGCTTGTTACGCGAGGTGCGATCGTCGCCGATCTTGTGCAGGCGAAAGCAGCGATGCACGGTGATACCGTGGTCTTCGAGCTCGATCTCGCCGCCGGCGAGGGCGAGGCGACGGCCTGGGGCTGCGACCTCACCGAGAAGTACGTGGAAATCAACGGGAAGTATACAACATGAAGCGAGAAGACGTTCTGATGGAAGCACTGCCCTATATCCAGAAGTTCCATGGCAAAACCATCGTGATCAAGATCGGGGGCCATGCGATGGTTGATCCGAATATCCTCGAGACGGTCATCCAGGATGCCGTCCTGCTCCGCTACGTGGGCATGAAGGTCGTGCTGGTGCATGGCGGCGGCCCTGAGATCACCGAGAAGATGAAGGCGATGGGAAAAGAGCCTAAATTCGTCGCGGGTCTCCGGATCACCGATCAGGAGACCCTTGAGATCGCCCAGATGGTGCTCGTCGGCAAGATAAACGACGGTATCGTCTCCCTCATCGCCAACTGCGGTGCCCGGGCGGTAGGCCTTTCGGGGAACGACGGCAACCTCTTAATCGCCCGGAAGATGGATCTTCAGAAGATCAAGATCGGGGACGTCGAGCATGAGGTCGATCTCGGTCACGTCGGCGAGATCGAGGAGGTCGATCCGCGTGTGGTCCACTGCCTGCTCGAACAGGGGTATATTCCGGTCGTTGCGCCGATCGGTATCGACCGATCGGGAAAGAGCCTGAACATCAACGCCGACACCGCAGCAGCGGAGCTGGCAACGGCACTCGGGGCGTTCAAACTCTTCAACCTCACCGACGTCGACGGCGTAATGAATGCCGACCGTTCGCGGATCTACCACCGGTTAAAACTCCACGAGGTGGAGGCGATGATCGAGGACGGGATCATCGTCGGCGGGATGATCCCAAAGCTCCTTGGGTGCATGAAAGCGGTCGGGAGCGGTGTTACGAGCGCTCACATCGTGAACGGAAACAAGGGGCACAACCTCCTTCTCGAGCTCTTCACCGACGAGGGCGTCGGAACAATGCTCTCGGTCTAACCTCTCTTTTTCACCGCTACGGCAGGTTCCCGTCCCCGCTGCACTCGCGCTGCCGCTCTTCGCTCATATCGATGAGAATCTCGAAGATCTTCCGCACGGCGGTGGGGTCGATCCGGCTCTCCACAGCATAGGTGAAGACCCGTTCGAGCACCAGCATTTTCTGCTGCTCGTCGTGGATGGGGAGGTCTGCCTCATACTTGAGGTGAGCTACGGTTCCTGCAAGATTCTGCCGCCGTGCGATGAGATCGATGATCGCCTCGTCGATCTCCCGGATCTCCTGTCGCACCGTCTCGAGTGACATGGTACTACAGTATCGTGCCGATGAGCGAGATAAATCTGGTGCTTCTCCCACCCCCGAGAGGGCGGAGGGGAAGCATATTAAGATGCCGTGGCATACCGGTTACTGAATGTTGGAACGTATCCCCCTGCGGGAACGCCGGGATCTCGTCATTGCATGGCTGGCAATATCCATAGCGTTCACCCTGATCTACGTCCGGGGTGGCATAACCGTCGAGAACTTCATCCTGCTCTTCGTGATGTCACTTGGAACGGTCGGTCTCGCATTCGTCCTCCATGAACTTGCCCACAAATTCGTCGCGATGCGCTACGGTTACTGGGCGGAGTTTAGGAAGGACAATCAGATGCTCCTCGTCGCCGTGGTGCTCGCGGCACTTGTCGGCGTGGTCTTTGCCGCGCCGGGCGCGACGTATGTCTACGGGAACGCTACCCGCCAGCAGAACGGCTGGATATCGGCATCAGGCCCCATCACGAATCTGCTGCTCTGCATCCCGTTCATCGGCCTCGTACTACTCGACGCAGGCGGTCTCATCGGCCTTTTCGGTATCCTGGGCCTCCGGATAAACGCGATGATCGCCGCCTTCAATATGCTCCCGGTCAGCGTCCTCGACGGGCGGAAAGTGCTCGCCTGGAATCCGGTCGTCTTCGGTATCCTCATCGCCGCTGCGATCGGGATGCTGATCTGGTCGTTGTCGCTCTGAAGAGCGGCATTGGATTATCTTTTTTCTGCGTCACTCCCGCCGGTTGAGGGAGCTCTTCGAAGCGT
This sequence is a window from Methanoculleus taiwanensis. Protein-coding genes within it:
- the argC gene encoding N-acetyl-gamma-glutamyl-phosphate reductase, producing MHIAIIGASGYTGGELMRLLANHPSAEVVCATSRKQGGLPVAAVHPHLRGLTDLAFQNIDVDDIDADFAFLAVPHTAAMKVAGALLERGIKTVDLSADYRLPKDIFEKVYGVPHEAYFDAPYGLPELHRDEVRDAAFVANPGCFPTGATLAVAPLAEHAHTIIFDSKTGVTGAGNTPSETTHYPNVGDTFSAYKWTKHRHLAEMKQEVAKLGSGARCYFTPHLLPVNRGILTTAHILLNEPMEQGEVEALYRKFYEDEFFVRYQKPTLAAVRGTNFCDVAVESEGDRVVAVSAIDNLVKGASGQAIQNMNIMCGFDETAGLRLAGMLP
- a CDS encoding CBS domain-containing protein, encoding MQIRDVMTKNPVVVPVEAPIREAARLLRTYRIGGLPVMKGDHIEGVITESDVLSLLDTGNLSDDLWLPSPLEIIEVPIREFINWERTKNALSDIGDMPVGEVMSSPAITIAEDADIEAAAALMLREGIARLPVVRERQLVGIVTRADIVRGVGAGAEESA
- the argJ gene encoding bifunctional ornithine acetyltransferase/N-acetylglutamate synthase; the encoded protein is MKSICAVDGVTAWGVKEGKYGLALIRASGNAAGVFTSNKVRAAPVELMMERMRRGTLDAIMVNSGCANAYTGERGYRDAVEMCEIGANALQLDPEAVGVASTGVIGRYLDLDRIRMQTGEVAKNLRRTGEAEDAAARAIMTTDLFPKHAVVKTESFTVGGITKGSGMIAPNMGTMLAFIYTDAEIETPGLHGLLRQATRRTFNRVVVDGDTSTNDVAFCTATGEAGPVDEHDLEVALEEVCRRLAVQIARDGEGATKLLEVTVRGAPDEEAAAEVARTVIASPLVKTAIYGEDPNWGRVVAAAGRAGVEFDPYAVSLSVGRGAEQTALVTRGAIVADLVQAKAAMHGDTVVFELDLAAGEGEATAWGCDLTEKYVEINGKYTT
- the argB gene encoding acetylglutamate kinase, producing the protein MKREDVLMEALPYIQKFHGKTIVIKIGGHAMVDPNILETVIQDAVLLRYVGMKVVLVHGGGPEITEKMKAMGKEPKFVAGLRITDQETLEIAQMVLVGKINDGIVSLIANCGARAVGLSGNDGNLLIARKMDLQKIKIGDVEHEVDLGHVGEIEEVDPRVVHCLLEQGYIPVVAPIGIDRSGKSLNINADTAAAELATALGAFKLFNLTDVDGVMNADRSRIYHRLKLHEVEAMIEDGIIVGGMIPKLLGCMKAVGSGVTSAHIVNGNKGHNLLLELFTDEGVGTMLSV
- a CDS encoding chorismate mutase, translating into MSLETVRQEIREIDEAIIDLIARRQNLAGTVAHLKYEADLPIHDEQQKMLVLERVFTYAVESRIDPTAVRKIFEILIDMSEERQRECSGDGNLP
- a CDS encoding site-2 protease family protein, which produces MLERIPLRERRDLVIAWLAISIAFTLIYVRGGITVENFILLFVMSLGTVGLAFVLHELAHKFVAMRYGYWAEFRKDNQMLLVAVVLAALVGVVFAAPGATYVYGNATRQQNGWISASGPITNLLLCIPFIGLVLLDAGGLIGLFGILGLRINAMIAAFNMLPVSVLDGRKVLAWNPVVFGILIAAAIGMLIWSLSL